A region from the Clostridia bacterium genome encodes:
- the dnaG gene encoding DNA primase, producing MTGSNYRDELVDKVRESNDIVSVVSEYVKLKKIGNRHVGLCPFHSERTPSFSVSADRQLFYCFGCHIGGNVFTFIMKMDGLTFQEAVRRLAERAGLDISSREEAPQERAARERRERSYAVNALAMAYYRQVLIRTKAAQQAREYLERRGVGPEAQERFAIGYAPQTWDALIRALETKGVTAQEVCDASLGVPNSDERSHGSHDRFRNRLIFPIVNVYGRVVGFGGRSLGEDTPKYLNSPESAVFAKRANLYGINIAADSIRTAGDAVVVEGYMDVVAAHQAGEGNVVASLGTALTPEQVRLISRYASRIVICYDADAAGAQATMRGIGTARDAGLEVRVASLPDGHDPDSLVRAKGGDALRTAIQSAVPFARHQVERAIAQADPSDFESRVRAARAAIEVIAGVDDEVERTEYIRELSGRLQVDPSAFTTEVRKQRARRAAQQREARAGARRPAAGAASRTVQPAAAESVGTLGADDSVSESKAYLEVESALIRLAALGATNRARVIKEVGQDGFRVAANQELFRLLCEQGMNSDSLSAAELIDMVPADLKSHSAAVLFGAKPWEGEASAAERTIAAWRQFTMKRRLSELDVEIREADASGEDQRVSALQQEQQRLRGALGPDVTIY from the coding sequence ATGACAGGTTCCAACTACCGGGATGAGTTGGTCGACAAAGTACGAGAATCCAACGACATAGTATCCGTGGTATCAGAGTATGTGAAGCTCAAGAAGATAGGGAACAGACACGTGGGGCTCTGTCCCTTTCACTCGGAGCGCACTCCGTCGTTCAGTGTATCCGCTGATAGGCAGCTTTTTTACTGTTTCGGTTGCCACATCGGTGGGAATGTGTTCACCTTCATCATGAAGATGGACGGGCTGACCTTCCAGGAGGCGGTGCGGCGCCTTGCAGAGCGGGCCGGATTGGACATATCGTCCAGGGAGGAAGCTCCACAGGAGCGGGCGGCCAGGGAGCGTCGAGAGCGTTCGTATGCTGTCAACGCATTGGCCATGGCATACTACAGGCAGGTGCTGATCCGCACGAAAGCCGCCCAGCAGGCTCGGGAGTATTTGGAGCGTCGAGGTGTTGGCCCGGAGGCGCAGGAGAGGTTTGCCATAGGTTATGCCCCTCAGACGTGGGATGCGCTCATAAGGGCGCTCGAAACCAAGGGCGTCACTGCGCAGGAGGTATGCGATGCAAGCCTCGGCGTGCCGAACTCGGATGAGCGCTCCCACGGGTCTCATGATCGGTTCCGGAACAGATTGATCTTTCCGATCGTTAATGTGTACGGTCGCGTGGTTGGGTTCGGCGGGCGCTCCCTAGGAGAGGATACTCCCAAATACCTGAACAGCCCGGAATCTGCCGTGTTCGCGAAGAGGGCCAACTTGTACGGGATCAATATTGCGGCTGATTCCATCCGAACCGCGGGGGATGCAGTGGTCGTGGAAGGCTACATGGATGTGGTGGCAGCTCACCAGGCTGGCGAGGGCAATGTGGTGGCGAGCCTAGGCACTGCGCTCACTCCCGAACAGGTGAGGCTGATTTCGAGATACGCGAGCCGCATAGTGATATGCTACGATGCGGATGCAGCCGGCGCCCAGGCGACTATGCGCGGTATCGGCACTGCGAGAGATGCTGGGCTTGAGGTGCGGGTGGCTTCTCTGCCAGATGGGCACGATCCGGATTCACTGGTGAGGGCAAAGGGAGGAGATGCGCTCCGCACTGCGATCCAGAGCGCGGTCCCCTTCGCTCGGCACCAGGTGGAGCGGGCCATTGCTCAGGCTGACCCGAGCGATTTCGAGAGTCGAGTCAGGGCAGCTCGGGCTGCAATCGAGGTTATTGCCGGCGTCGATGACGAGGTAGAGCGGACAGAGTACATCCGGGAGCTGTCAGGCAGGTTGCAGGTGGATCCGTCTGCGTTCACAACTGAAGTGAGGAAACAGAGGGCTAGGCGTGCGGCGCAGCAGCGTGAGGCGCGGGCAGGCGCCCGGCGGCCTGCCGCAGGCGCTGCGTCGAGAACGGTTCAGCCAGCCGCCGCCGAGTCGGTCGGCACGCTAGGCGCCGACGACTCCGTTTCAGAGAGCAAGGCATATCTTGAGGTTGAAAGCGCCCTGATTAGGCTCGCGGCGTTGGGCGCCACTAACCGCGCCAGGGTGATCAAGGAAGTGGGGCAGGATGGGTTCAGGGTCGCCGCAAACCAAGAGCTCTTCCGGCTTCTGTGTGAGCAGGGCATGAATTCGGACTCCCTATCCGCAGCTGAGCTGATCGATATGGTTCCTGCCGATCTGAAGAGCCACTCCGCAGCAGTCCTTTTCGGGGCGAAGCCCTGGGAGGGTGAGGCGAGTGCAGCGGAAAGAACCATTGCGGCATGGAGGCAGTTCACAATGAAGCGCCGCCTTTCGGAACTCGACGTGGAGATACGCGAGGCGGATGCGTCTGGCGAGGACCAGCGAGTGAGCGCACTTCAGCAAGAACAGCAGAGGCTTCGCGGGGCCTTAGGTCCTGATGTGACCATATACTAG
- the rpoD gene encoding RNA polymerase sigma factor RpoD, producing the protein MPKELTAPELKELVAKGRKRGALTYREIMDALQNIDLTTEQIDDMYEVLAEHGVEIVASAPESNAPADVLEPEDEVVEREEDVEIDLTVPEGIAIDDPVRMYLKEIGRVPLLTADEEVDLAERIEAGDEDAKRRLTEANLRLVVSIAKRYVGRGMLFLDLIQEGNLGLLKAVEKFDYRKGFKFSTYATWWIRQAITRAIADQARTIRIPVHMVETINKLVRVQRQLLQQLGREPIPEEIADEMDLSVERVREIMKVAQEPVSLETPIGEEEDSHLGDFIEDEDALAPPDAAAFRLLREQLQEVLFTLAPREEKVLRLRFGIDDGRARTLEEVGQEFGVTRERIRQIEAKALRKLRHPTRSKKLKDFLE; encoded by the coding sequence ATGCCCAAGGAATTGACCGCGCCCGAGCTTAAGGAACTCGTTGCTAAAGGAAGAAAGCGGGGCGCCCTCACTTACCGTGAGATCATGGACGCGTTGCAGAATATCGACCTCACTACGGAGCAGATAGACGACATGTACGAGGTCCTGGCTGAACATGGCGTTGAGATCGTTGCGAGCGCTCCCGAAAGTAATGCTCCCGCGGATGTTCTGGAGCCAGAGGATGAAGTAGTGGAGCGGGAAGAGGATGTCGAAATCGATCTGACGGTTCCTGAGGGCATTGCAATAGATGATCCGGTGAGGATGTACCTTAAGGAGATCGGTAGAGTCCCGCTGCTCACAGCGGACGAGGAGGTAGATCTCGCCGAGAGGATCGAGGCTGGCGATGAGGATGCGAAGCGTCGGCTCACCGAGGCCAACCTGAGGCTTGTAGTGAGCATAGCGAAACGTTATGTCGGCAGAGGCATGCTCTTTCTCGACCTCATCCAGGAAGGCAACCTGGGGCTTCTCAAGGCAGTCGAGAAGTTCGACTACAGAAAGGGTTTCAAGTTCAGCACCTATGCCACCTGGTGGATTCGTCAGGCGATTACCAGGGCCATCGCAGACCAGGCTCGAACCATTAGGATACCTGTGCACATGGTCGAAACCATCAATAAGCTTGTTCGAGTTCAGCGCCAGCTCCTTCAGCAGCTGGGGCGGGAACCCATACCAGAGGAGATCGCTGACGAGATGGATCTCTCCGTTGAGCGCGTAAGGGAGATCATGAAGGTGGCGCAGGAGCCTGTGTCCCTTGAGACTCCCATAGGCGAGGAGGAGGATTCGCACCTAGGCGATTTCATCGAAGACGAAGACGCTCTGGCTCCGCCGGACGCCGCGGCATTTCGCCTTCTCAGAGAACAGCTGCAGGAAGTCCTGTTCACCCTGGCGCCGCGGGAAGAGAAGGTGCTGAGGCTCAGGTTCGGAATCGACGATGGGCGGGCGCGCACCCTGGAAGAGGTCGGGCAGGAGTTCGGGGTTACCCGCGAGAGAATCAGGCAGATTGAGGCGAAGGCTCTCCGGAAGCTCAGGCATCCAACTCGCAGCAAGAAGCTTAAGGACTTCCTGGAGTGA
- a CDS encoding rubrerythrin family protein produces the protein MAAFAGESQARNKYNYFADIARKEGLEGIAAIFEETADNEKAHARRLAGFVGLVSITEKNLVHAAEGENYEWTSMYPEFQRIAREEGFDDIAVVFKEIGEVEEEHEKRYNALLSNLQNCRVFKKDEPIRWKCRNCGYVHEGPEAPKSCPACGYPQSYYEAACRNY, from the coding sequence ATGGCCGCATTTGCTGGCGAGTCGCAGGCTAGGAATAAGTACAACTACTTCGCCGATATCGCGCGCAAGGAAGGCCTTGAGGGCATTGCCGCGATCTTCGAGGAGACTGCGGATAACGAGAAGGCTCATGCGAGAAGGCTTGCGGGGTTCGTGGGCCTAGTTTCCATAACCGAGAAGAACCTAGTCCACGCAGCCGAGGGCGAGAACTACGAGTGGACTAGCATGTATCCAGAATTCCAGCGGATCGCTCGAGAGGAAGGTTTTGACGACATCGCCGTAGTCTTCAAGGAGATCGGCGAGGTGGAGGAGGAGCACGAGAAGAGGTATAATGCACTCCTGTCCAACCTTCAGAACTGTAGGGTCTTCAAGAAGGACGAACCCATAAGGTGGAAGTGCCGGAACTGCGGGTATGTCCACGAGGGACCAGAGGCTCCGAAGTCCTGCCCCGCCTGCGGTTATCCCCAGTCCTACTATGAGGCGGCCTGCCGGAACTACTAG
- a CDS encoding rubredoxin gives MKLWRCGVCGYVHDGDTPPEKCPKCGAPREKFSEIPQADADMIRRSRFTNDLHCKLITLMEEVGRLANAGIEDNLDPPCVGVFKLAKEQAWIIGQASKAEIRGHIGKSKWS, from the coding sequence TTGAAGCTATGGAGATGCGGAGTGTGCGGCTATGTGCACGATGGCGACACTCCTCCGGAGAAGTGCCCCAAGTGCGGCGCACCCAGGGAGAAGTTCTCGGAGATACCCCAGGCCGATGCAGACATGATCCGCAGATCGCGGTTCACGAATGACCTCCATTGCAAGCTGATAACGCTGATGGAAGAGGTTGGAAGGCTGGCGAATGCCGGCATCGAGGATAACCTGGACCCGCCATGCGTGGGAGTGTTCAAGCTCGCGAAGGAGCAGGCATGGATCATCGGGCAGGCGTCCAAGGCCGAGATCAGAGGCCACATAGGCAAGAGCAAATGGAGCTAG
- the spoVT gene encoding stage V sporulation protein T, which yields MKATGIVRRIDDLGRVVIPKEIRRTLRIREGDPLEIFTDREGEVILKKYSPVADLGEFAQEYADSLCEGAGHIVLIADQDEIVAVAGLQKKGFVERRITEHVEEVMRNRKPVLANTPNENPPVEDMEFTAQVIAPIIVEGDIAGAVILVSKDGRNMGDLELKMAETAAGFLAKQLSQ from the coding sequence GTGAAGGCGACAGGGATAGTGCGAAGGATAGACGACCTTGGAAGAGTAGTCATTCCCAAAGAGATCCGAAGGACCCTCCGAATACGCGAAGGGGACCCGCTTGAGATATTCACAGACCGCGAGGGCGAGGTCATCCTGAAGAAATACTCCCCAGTGGCTGATCTCGGGGAGTTTGCTCAGGAATACGCAGACTCACTTTGCGAGGGCGCCGGGCATATCGTGCTCATCGCAGATCAGGATGAGATAGTTGCCGTCGCTGGACTGCAGAAGAAGGGTTTCGTCGAGCGCAGGATCACAGAGCATGTGGAAGAGGTGATGCGCAACCGGAAGCCCGTACTTGCCAACACTCCGAACGAGAACCCTCCTGTGGAGGACATGGAATTCACAGCCCAGGTCATCGCACCGATAATTGTTGAGGGTGACATTGCTGGTGCAGTCATCCTTGTATCGAAGGACGGGCGCAACATGGGCGATCTTGAACTGAAGATGGCGGAGACTGCAGCGGGATTCCTCGCAAAGCAACTCAGTCAGTAG
- the thiT gene encoding energy-coupled thiamine transporter ThiT has translation MPSSKRPRSSSASIIAEVGVAAALSVVLGKIAVYRMPQGGSVSLEMAPILFLAFYRGVRSGVLAGLVSGLAELFIGATIVHPVQAALDYPVAFAVLGLAPWLSLGSGVLRTVTGTIAATALRYLAHVVSGVVFFAQYAPEGTPVWRYSAVYNATFLGPKLLVSLVVVVYLMQRGAFSDGARAYKRRRR, from the coding sequence ATGCCAAGCTCAAAGAGGCCGAGATCGAGCTCAGCCAGTATCATTGCCGAGGTCGGAGTCGCGGCGGCGCTATCTGTGGTTTTGGGCAAGATCGCGGTCTACCGTATGCCCCAGGGGGGGTCTGTTTCGCTGGAGATGGCGCCGATTCTCTTTCTTGCGTTCTACCGTGGAGTCCGTTCGGGGGTGTTGGCCGGGCTGGTCTCCGGTCTCGCCGAGCTGTTCATCGGCGCTACGATTGTCCATCCGGTCCAGGCTGCTCTCGATTACCCAGTGGCCTTTGCAGTCCTAGGGCTTGCCCCCTGGCTTTCACTTGGAAGCGGCGTGCTCCGCACTGTAACTGGGACAATCGCCGCAACTGCTCTTCGCTATCTTGCTCACGTGGTGTCTGGGGTGGTGTTCTTCGCACAGTACGCACCGGAGGGCACTCCAGTATGGCGGTATTCAGCCGTGTACAACGCGACTTTCCTCGGGCCGAAACTGCTAGTATCCCTGGTCGTAGTCGTATACCTCATGCAGAGGGGAGCCTTCAGTGATGGAGCGCGCGCTTACAAGCGAAGACGGCGCTAG
- a CDS encoding thiamine diphosphokinase, with protein sequence MERALTSEDGARGVDALVFAAGDSACRDARRFGVRDRVTVICADAGVERCCAAGLAPDIVVGDFDSVCPAILEKARLGGARIVQHPVCKDETDLDLALAIAIEVGARSVIVSGVTGGRIDHTLANLEVCMRYARDGLRLCVVEEWGEAYFVAGRSRSVDICGRPGEIVTVMASAPEALGVRTAGLLYPLRAETLPWGASRGVSNLMTHVQATVEAREGNLLVIHLLHG encoded by the coding sequence ATGGAGCGCGCGCTTACAAGCGAAGACGGCGCTAGGGGTGTGGATGCACTGGTATTCGCCGCAGGGGATTCTGCATGCCGCGATGCCAGGCGCTTTGGGGTTCGCGACCGAGTCACCGTGATATGTGCAGATGCGGGTGTCGAGCGATGCTGCGCGGCGGGTCTGGCGCCGGACATCGTTGTGGGCGATTTCGATTCCGTATGCCCTGCCATCCTCGAGAAGGCGCGCCTCGGAGGCGCTAGGATTGTGCAGCATCCGGTCTGCAAAGACGAAACTGACCTCGATCTGGCCTTGGCTATTGCCATCGAGGTCGGGGCGAGGTCAGTGATCGTAAGCGGGGTCACTGGAGGCCGCATCGACCACACGCTGGCGAATCTCGAGGTATGCATGAGGTATGCCCGAGACGGCCTGCGGCTCTGCGTGGTGGAGGAGTGGGGTGAAGCCTACTTCGTGGCCGGGCGGTCACGAAGTGTTGACATATGCGGTCGGCCGGGCGAGATCGTTACAGTGATGGCCAGTGCACCAGAAGCTCTAGGGGTTCGTACTGCCGGCCTGCTCTACCCGCTTCGAGCGGAGACCCTACCATGGGGTGCGTCCCGCGGCGTGTCCAACCTCATGACGCATGTGCAGGCCACAGTCGAGGCGCGTGAGGGCAACCTCCTCGTCATTCACCTCCTGCATGGTTGA
- the ileS gene encoding isoleucine--tRNA ligase, with the protein MFRKVDASMDFPRMEQEILKRWREEHVFEESMSRREGSPRFVFYEGPPTANGMPHPGHVLTRAMKDVVLRYKTMRGYQVRRKAGWDTHGLPVELEVEKQLGISGKPQIEQYGVEEFVRRCKESVFKYEQEWRRMTERLGFWVDMDDPYVTYHDSYIESVWWAIKTIWDNGLMYRGHKVVPYCPRCGTALSSHEVAQGYREVTEPSIFVRFRVRGQDHVSFLAWTTTPWTLPSNVALAVSPDFEYAYVEVNGETLILARELAESRIHGDFVISKVVRGSDLLGMEYEPLFSFAEPDRPGFRVVAGDFVTLTEGTGIVHIAPAFGEDDMRVGRENGLPVIQLVDTQGRFDDRVTPWRGIFVKEADPLIIDDLRARGLLYEAMDYTHTYPFCWRCDTALLYYARNSWFIRMSEVRDRLLANNKQINWVPEHIRDGRFGNFLENVIDWAVSRERYWGTPLPIWTCESCGKQHAVGSVAELKSMAKALPDHLELHRPYIDQAILSCPDCGGDMRRAPEVLDCWFDSGSMPFAQWHYPFENQDLFSQAFPASFITEAVDQTRGWFYTLLAISTLLFDKPPYENCVVLGLVLDENGQKMSKSKGNVVDVWRLFDTQGADATRWYLYTVNAPWSPTRFYAEGVTEAMRKFLGTLWNVYSFYVLYANIDSFSPQEHTVPLAERPLIDRWLVSRMNGLVGEVSRAMDGYDITAAARRIEQFVGDLSNWYVRRCRRRYWAGEMTRDKEAAYLTLHEALVTVAKLAAPFTPFVAEEIFTNLQHEQGSVHLQDYPVVCAGACDPSLERRMDLARQVVYLGRAARNEVNIKNRQPLTRIVVSATPDEQEDILALSDLIGDELNIRAIDFAADMSEFVSHKVKPRFDLLGPKHGKLMRAIAAAVAESDPEYLAAEAAAGREVALTLGDDQSVSLLPEEISVETTAAEGYHVESDGGRSIALATEITESLKMEGFARELVNKIQASRKEAGFDISDRIVTYLAGGDDSMRAADIHRDYLMAETLSLDLLKGEIEAEFVREWDVNGEKVTIGVRRVR; encoded by the coding sequence ATGTTCAGGAAGGTCGACGCATCAATGGATTTCCCCCGCATGGAGCAGGAAATCCTCAAGCGCTGGCGCGAGGAGCATGTGTTCGAGGAGAGTATGTCGAGGCGGGAAGGTTCCCCGAGGTTCGTGTTCTATGAAGGGCCTCCCACTGCGAATGGCATGCCGCACCCGGGGCATGTGCTCACCAGGGCGATGAAGGACGTAGTCCTTCGCTACAAGACTATGCGCGGGTACCAGGTGAGGAGGAAGGCCGGCTGGGACACTCATGGCCTACCGGTCGAGCTTGAGGTTGAGAAACAGCTGGGCATAAGCGGCAAGCCCCAGATCGAGCAGTACGGCGTCGAGGAGTTCGTGCGCCGCTGCAAAGAGTCGGTCTTCAAGTACGAGCAGGAATGGCGCCGGATGACTGAGCGCTTGGGGTTCTGGGTGGACATGGACGATCCATATGTCACCTATCACGACTCCTACATTGAGTCGGTATGGTGGGCCATCAAGACCATCTGGGACAATGGATTGATGTACCGCGGTCACAAGGTGGTTCCCTACTGCCCTCGGTGCGGAACTGCACTTTCCTCTCATGAGGTTGCGCAGGGCTACCGGGAAGTGACCGAGCCATCGATATTCGTCAGGTTCAGGGTGAGGGGGCAAGACCATGTCTCGTTCCTGGCCTGGACCACCACGCCGTGGACTCTTCCGTCCAACGTCGCACTGGCGGTCTCGCCCGATTTCGAGTATGCCTATGTCGAGGTCAACGGGGAGACCCTGATCTTGGCCCGGGAGCTGGCAGAGTCCAGGATTCACGGGGACTTCGTAATCTCCAAGGTGGTCCGCGGATCTGATCTGCTCGGGATGGAGTATGAACCCCTGTTCTCATTCGCTGAGCCAGATCGGCCTGGGTTCAGGGTGGTGGCCGGCGACTTCGTCACGCTCACTGAGGGCACTGGCATCGTGCACATCGCCCCTGCTTTCGGTGAGGACGACATGCGCGTTGGGCGTGAAAACGGCCTACCTGTGATACAGCTTGTCGACACTCAGGGCAGATTCGACGACCGAGTGACGCCATGGCGCGGGATATTCGTAAAAGAGGCAGATCCGCTCATCATAGATGATCTACGGGCACGAGGCCTTCTGTATGAGGCGATGGATTACACCCACACGTATCCGTTCTGCTGGCGATGCGACACTGCGCTCCTGTATTACGCCCGCAACTCCTGGTTCATTCGCATGTCGGAGGTACGTGACAGGCTCCTCGCCAACAACAAGCAAATCAACTGGGTCCCAGAGCACATCCGAGACGGCAGGTTCGGCAATTTCCTCGAGAACGTGATCGATTGGGCGGTGAGCCGTGAACGGTACTGGGGCACACCTCTTCCCATATGGACCTGTGAGAGCTGTGGAAAGCAGCACGCGGTGGGAAGTGTGGCAGAGCTCAAGAGCATGGCGAAGGCACTGCCTGACCACCTCGAACTGCACAGGCCCTACATCGATCAGGCCATCCTGTCCTGCCCGGATTGTGGAGGCGACATGCGCAGGGCGCCGGAGGTCCTCGATTGCTGGTTCGATTCGGGATCGATGCCATTTGCGCAGTGGCACTATCCCTTCGAGAACCAGGATCTTTTCAGCCAGGCGTTCCCGGCGAGCTTTATCACAGAGGCGGTGGACCAGACCCGTGGGTGGTTCTACACTCTCCTTGCCATATCCACGCTGCTCTTCGACAAGCCGCCTTACGAGAACTGCGTAGTGCTTGGGCTGGTGCTCGACGAGAATGGTCAGAAGATGAGCAAGAGCAAGGGCAACGTAGTGGATGTGTGGAGGCTCTTCGACACTCAGGGAGCCGACGCGACGCGGTGGTACCTGTACACAGTGAACGCTCCATGGAGTCCGACCCGCTTCTACGCAGAAGGCGTAACCGAAGCCATGCGCAAATTCCTGGGCACTCTCTGGAATGTGTACTCCTTCTATGTGCTCTACGCCAACATCGATTCGTTCAGCCCGCAGGAGCATACTGTGCCCCTCGCGGAGCGGCCGCTTATCGACCGGTGGCTGGTGTCTCGCATGAACGGTCTCGTCGGAGAGGTATCTCGTGCGATGGACGGGTATGATATCACTGCTGCGGCGCGCAGGATTGAACAGTTTGTCGGCGATCTCTCCAACTGGTATGTGAGGCGGTGCCGGCGCCGATACTGGGCCGGCGAGATGACTCGCGACAAGGAAGCAGCATATCTTACTCTCCACGAGGCGCTGGTCACCGTAGCGAAACTGGCGGCGCCGTTCACGCCGTTCGTGGCAGAGGAGATATTCACAAATCTCCAGCATGAGCAGGGCAGCGTCCATCTGCAGGACTACCCCGTCGTATGTGCGGGGGCTTGCGATCCCAGCCTGGAGCGTAGGATGGACCTTGCGCGGCAGGTGGTGTACCTTGGCCGTGCCGCCCGCAACGAGGTGAACATCAAGAACAGGCAACCGCTGACTCGGATTGTGGTCTCTGCCACCCCTGACGAGCAGGAAGATATCTTGGCCCTGTCGGATCTCATCGGCGATGAGCTCAACATTCGGGCCATCGATTTCGCGGCCGACATGTCTGAGTTCGTGTCCCATAAGGTGAAGCCCAGGTTCGATCTGCTCGGGCCGAAACACGGCAAGCTCATGAGGGCGATAGCCGCGGCAGTCGCGGAGTCGGATCCGGAGTATCTGGCGGCGGAGGCAGCGGCCGGACGCGAAGTCGCGCTCACCCTCGGCGATGATCAGAGCGTGTCTCTACTTCCCGAGGAGATCAGTGTCGAGACTACTGCTGCCGAGGGCTACCACGTGGAATCGGACGGCGGTCGATCAATCGCTCTGGCCACCGAGATCACCGAAAGCCTCAAGATGGAAGGATTCGCAAGAGAGCTTGTAAACAAGATACAGGCGTCACGCAAGGAGGCCGGGTTCGACATATCCGACAGGATCGTGACCTACCTCGCCGGTGGAGACGACTCAATGCGCGCCGCTGACATTCACAGGGACTACCTCATGGCAGAGACTCTCTCTCTCGACCTTCTGAAGGGAGAGATCGAGGCCGAGTTCGTGCGCGAGTGGGACGTAAATGGCGAGAAGGTGACTATAGGTGTCAGAAGGGTCCGCTGA
- a CDS encoding PHP domain-containing protein, with product MSEGSADLHCHTTASDGTFTPGELVQEAARRGLTAIAVTDHDSVDGVAEASAMGAEVGVWVVPGVEISTDLDNGEIHVLGYFINTRDGRLSDLLSSQRESRHARVVQMIGKLADLGVHISLEDVMACAGDGALGRPHVAAALIRAGYVTSWDDAFARYIGRHASAYVRRSKLTPTDAVTEISAAGGVSVLAHPGLSNRDDMIPQLVRAGLAGIEAIYPDHSREQRLHYERVAAQYGLIVTGGSDCHGPRSKSGVVLGKATVDQSVVASLAARSRAVLQ from the coding sequence GTGTCAGAAGGGTCCGCTGATCTTCACTGCCACACAACTGCATCAGATGGCACATTCACGCCGGGCGAACTCGTGCAGGAGGCCGCCCGGCGCGGTCTGACGGCAATAGCCGTCACCGACCACGATTCTGTGGACGGTGTCGCGGAAGCATCGGCCATGGGTGCGGAGGTTGGCGTATGGGTGGTGCCGGGCGTGGAGATAAGCACAGATCTGGACAATGGAGAGATCCATGTGCTCGGGTACTTCATCAACACGCGGGATGGGCGTCTCTCGGATCTGCTGAGTTCGCAGAGGGAAAGCAGGCATGCCCGGGTGGTGCAGATGATAGGCAAACTCGCTGACCTTGGGGTGCACATTTCGCTCGAGGATGTGATGGCTTGCGCAGGCGACGGCGCACTCGGCAGGCCCCATGTCGCGGCAGCGCTCATCCGAGCAGGATACGTCACATCCTGGGATGACGCCTTCGCTCGCTACATAGGAAGGCATGCCTCGGCATATGTGCGTCGCTCCAAGCTTACGCCTACTGACGCAGTCACCGAGATCTCGGCCGCGGGAGGGGTTTCGGTGCTGGCTCACCCCGGCCTTTCGAACAGGGATGACATGATTCCCCAGCTGGTGCGTGCGGGTCTCGCTGGCATCGAGGCGATCTATCCAGACCACTCCCGCGAGCAGCGTTTGCACTACGAGAGAGTGGCGGCTCAGTATGGGCTGATTGTGACCGGCGGGTCCGATTGCCACGGCCCCCGCTCGAAATCCGGGGTGGTTTTGGGAAAAGCCACTGTGGATCAGTCGGTGGTCGCCTCATTGGCGGCCCGTTCCCGCGCTGTCCTGCAGTGA
- the rpmB gene encoding 50S ribosomal protein L28, with the protein MSKMCAICGKAPTSGNSVSHSEIKTRRRWYPNLHKVRAIVSGTSMRITVCTRCLRSGKVTRAV; encoded by the coding sequence ATGTCGAAGATGTGTGCAATATGCGGCAAGGCGCCGACATCGGGAAACAGTGTTAGCCACTCTGAGATCAAGACCAGGCGTCGGTGGTATCCTAACCTTCACAAGGTCAGGGCCATTGTTAGCGGCACGTCCATGCGCATCACGGTGTGCACAAGGTGCCTTCGCTCTGGAAAAGTGACACGGGCGGTCTGA
- a CDS encoding Asp23/Gls24 family envelope stress response protein, whose amino-acid sequence MGKELSTGLGQITMSDDAIAALAGMAATECYGLVGMASRTFTDGIAELLGRENISRGVEVHVEGDDVWVHLYIIVEYGTRITVVAGNVMDKVKYVLETSTGLHVAGVNITVQGVRVGADGKERRK is encoded by the coding sequence ATGGGCAAAGAGTTGAGCACCGGGCTGGGTCAGATCACCATGTCTGACGATGCGATCGCCGCCTTGGCCGGCATGGCTGCAACAGAGTGTTACGGCCTTGTCGGCATGGCGTCGCGCACCTTCACAGACGGCATAGCGGAGCTCTTGGGAAGAGAGAACATATCCCGCGGAGTCGAGGTCCACGTGGAGGGCGACGACGTGTGGGTGCATCTTTATATCATTGTTGAGTATGGCACCCGCATCACCGTGGTGGCGGGAAACGTGATGGACAAAGTCAAATACGTGCTTGAAACCAGCACAGGGTTGCATGTGGCAGGGGTCAACATCACGGTCCAGGGCGTTCGAGTGGGTGCGGACGGAAAGGAACGACGCAAGTAA